Within Sorghum bicolor cultivar BTx623 chromosome 2, Sorghum_bicolor_NCBIv3, whole genome shotgun sequence, the genomic segment tgatgatgatggggtcgacgacgagcgggtagacgcctggggcgactaccttgtcagggtgatcttctcggtcgaaggtgatgggagtgcttgaccagctaagatactggggcaccgccattctcgctgcaaagacttcgcgacgctcccttttgcgctgcctcgtggtcaactgagtcgaaggcccgccatagatcatgtagcagtcgtggacggcggggaagctgtcgtcatctttgttatcctccttgccgccagccttctccttcttggagtcctcgcgcgaatcttttttgaacccctgaccgtcgaaatgctttctcagcatacgacagtccttgagtttgtggttagcgcctcccttatggtaagggcacggctcctccaacatcttgtcgaagatgcctccctccggagggcctcgcggcttctttcgatccatcgtggcgacgaggtcgtcacccgaatctccctggtggaactgccgcactttctgcttctttttatttttcttgaggcctcgactggaagtcccatcttcatcgacgggctgcttgccttttcttccttctgagctgaagaaggcgccgactgcctcctcccctgccgcgtaattagctactacgtccatcagctcgtcgacggtctgaggtcgattgcggcctaattcccgcaccaagtctcgactggtggtgcccgagacaaacgccaagatgacgtcgtggtcggggatgtgtggcaactcagtgcgctgcttcgagaagcgtcgagcgtactcccgaagagtctctcctgacttctgcttgcatttgctgaggtcccacgagttccctggccgtatataggtccctttgaaattaccctcgaagactctgaccaggtcaacccagttgtgaatctgattggctgggagttcctcgagccatcgacgggcggtgtcggagaggaaaaggggtagctgtctgatgatggctcgatcatccccccgagcgccacctagctgacaagccaacctgaaatcggccagccatagctctggcttggtttctccattgtacttcgcgatgctggttgggggtcggaatggactaggcaggggcgtgctgcgaatcgacctgctgaacacccgcgggcccggtggctcgggggccacctgGTCCTCGTcgttgtcgtacctcccaccgcgatgcgcgctataaccacgttcttccgcgtctccgtgccggcggcgcctattttctttgacgtcgtgtcgcgcgtcgtgtcgacgttgattgtcggcagggaggatgagagcggtctttctacctcgagggagaggttgttgctggacagacacctcctcttcgattagaggctgttcgtcgcgcttctctgtggcagcccctcgtcgtcgagatgccgaactctcggcttgttgaactgctgccacctggagcaatgtctgaacttcatcccgaattcgtcgggcctgggaatttgatggttctggcatgttacgtagcagcatcgtcgctgccactacattctggcctgctcgagggaaacggctgacaggttgctctgcctctgtgtcaccgacgatctgtcgatgcacctctcgagcgcgtctgcggacacttccgcccggcgggtagggcaggtcttgttcgaggatttgctcgagtaggacgaggcgctcgcgatcttcgtcgagcttcatcttgagctcccgcagctgcgcgagctgcgcagttctatcttcctgaggaagagggtcgagccgtccgtcgttcccaggcgtcctggggtcttcttgcgccgcgggggctcgaccacccgcagcagcatcccgtgtctcgtcggtggtttctgccgccccgtcgaggtgatagcattcccttgtagggtcatagctgtctgtctcggagtcggagtccggttcggcagcgtggaaacacccacgtccttcctccagccatcgttgcccgagggaggtgatcgagtatcgtccggggcctagacggcggaggcctcgtactcgggaaaggtccgacagttcggacgtcggccgccgcgcttcagagctacgcgggatgaccattggtctttccacgtatgtctgagcgtttgggcatatcgtcttggcgagcgacgccgcggcgttgtccaacccgaacggcagtgccgcccttggggagaacaacccgtgtggaagtagcctagctgcggtgggggagggcgcgcgagacgcgtctccccccgtcgtcgcgtggtgctgagtcgtcgtgcttgtttctcggtcacacggtgtcgctgccttgtggcccacatcctgccttgcgcgagttgttggtcgcgctgaagcagaggggccgcggtggtgctgcccgcgcctcttcttaggcggggaggcgtggtggtgagggcgtcttggagccttcaaccgtgctggcgtaacgcggactcctcctggtcctttgactgagagcaagatcatgtcgtagccggagcccgtagacatgaactcgagactcccaaaccaaatcaccgtggagcgcggaagcggcgaggcaggagtagtcatccggaaagtggtgggaaatcggtgaaaaaacacgcaggacccctacctggcgcgccaactgtcggtgtttttcccccggggggtcacaccaacgagtacatttgtatgcgtgctcccctttccggatggtgatgcaagaagacactgagatttatcctggttcgggcaagagaaggccctacgtccagcggggggagagagtttgtattatcttgcacctaagtgcttgtacaggggcgaatacaagcgtggcatgaagtgtgtagctctactacgtatgtgtgtgtgttcttgtgttgtgatgtcccgcccttctattcctgagtctctccttttatagttccaaggagagacacagggtacatgcgtagatgttagagtagggatcgatagccgcatggagcgctgacctactcgaggcttccgtacggcatggcctcgagccgtcccatcttgatagcctggtgatgattacgcgtgctcctgtgttctgccctgccagccgcctcgtgctggttctgaggtcgcatgcttgtacggtatggtggcggatccggcggggtagctgtggtgtagtcagtcgacgcccaacttgtccctaggaagggaccctgttcggtcgagggtcggacgccgtgtaatatgttggtatctggagcgctgaccttgggtgtctcgagggggtcccgattagacgttccatccttgtttcctgcgtcctgacacgccctgggtcgttcggtgggaaggctgcaaaaagaacgatgggacagaagcttgctccctatcacgccttccgtgacctgtgtgttaggtggggaagcgtcaggtgcatttaatgctccggctcgcgtgcgcgcgtcgggcggcggacagtgtcctcgcgcccgacacctcttggttcgctcgagcccgcttccgtcatcgacgggagtcgtcgctcgagtcctgaaccgattcgctcgacgctatttctgtcttcgaggctgcgatcgtcgatggcggcgcatacgtaagattagagcgtcgaattaaggctctcgaccttcgtacgggcaatctcataatgcgcatcgctgagggtaccccttgccgataccctcgacacagaTCAATCCATTTGCTACCCTGAGGGAGTACTAGAAGAAGTTGTCATTAGAGTGGGGCAATCATATGTCCTAGTTGACTCTATGGTCATGGAGACAGGAGTAGATGAGAAGGCACCCATTATTTTGGGCAGACCATTCTTGTGCACAacaaaagccatcatctatgtgGAGTACACCAAGATTGTCCTATCCATCCAGGACAAGAAGGAGAGATTCACATTCAAGAACCGCATCCTGAAAGCTCCTGTAGCCCCAAAGCAATCCTACCAACAAGAAGAGCAAGAacagcaaccaatgccaaagaaGAAGAACCATAGACACAACAGAAGATGGAGGTGGACCAAGCATGCACATGCAGAGACAACTCAATTGATCACTGCTCTCAACATGGAGAATGACCATATGCTACCCAAGCCATTTTCAATCAAGAGAGGTGACCTAGGAGTTCCAATcattgaatgcacaatcaaaaaCACCACCTTCCCACACACCATCTATGACACTGGATTAGGCTGCAACGTAATGTCAAAATAGGTATATGATAAGTTATTTGATTTACCTTTATACCCAACATGTATTCAGTTGCAGATGGCGGATCAATCATTAAGGTTCCCTGAAGGAGTAGTCAAGGATGTCATGGTAAGAATTCAAGGACAATATATACCTATAGATTTTCTAGTTCTTGACATGCAGGGAGACGATGATTCCCTTATCCTCGTGGGAAGACCGTTCCTTTATACAGCCAAAGCCAACATCTACATCAGATCAGGGCATATCCACTTCAACCTACCTACTGGAAAGGTACACTGTCAGTTTAAAACATAAGTTAACCACAAGTAGATCAGGAAGAAACACAACAGGAGAAGACGCCAAGCCCACAGTCAGGCTGGTCAGCCTCACTATGGATGGGAAGACTTTCCTGGCAAGATTGTGAAATATGAAGATCGCTTCATAGAGCAAGAAGAGAACACACGagtgttggcaaatcttaatgCACACCagctagagtaagatgtgacaagtatctagaaatgaTGGTGCCTAACCAGTAGTGCTTAAATGCAAGCCTAGGATGTTACTAGGATAGGGTGTCAGGCTaccctgagcaacggctccagaaatgctaagcaacgctaaactctagcggtgacgcaagacgtaccaagggtaactctgcaagcgcacaagtACCACTGTAGCACTTCAACCATGGTGAGTATCCGTGGTGTCGTAATTTATAGTTCGCTCACAGGAAGTGGACTAAGACTCTCTTAataaaaatatggatggatatCCGTGGTTTGTGTCTACTGAATCTAAGCTCACTAGTGCTAATAGGGGGGTAAGACTAGCAAGATAGAATAATAGATAAGTCAGATAAAGGTAACTAAAGATAACTGGTagtgagctagctaggtgggaggacaacgagtgagtaaggactcctatgtatctaactctaGTTCTGTGTTCTAATCCTTATCAATGTAAATGACTCAACTAGACTAGTATCCAAACAGTCTTATGTGGTGGGAagtcgactgcaataggaggacaaaactcctatccaagcggacCTTTATCTTATGGGCGCCTACAGACCATACCCGACATGAATAGAACCTACTaggtgttggcatttcttagcgtcactactaaagatagactataaatccatcattagcaatggcacTAGAAATGTTAGgtgttggtataccataactatcATTACGTCCGAGAGATTACCCAAGGCCTCTAATGGCATtagccttagcagtgcagtctggtaacaataattaggaatgtcaGATTGtccatcctaaccatccttacttatgatatgcaaagctgtagcACGGTGCCAGATAAATGCATAgagtttacaatcttaagtaacggtacttaggtacgccaatcaatagttcatgaatataaagaataaaactgcaagcgaacagaagtatcattgtagcatttcaacccatgagtattcaagggttatcgtatttaatccgtaggagggcgtaacaaatgcatctagcttggtttgtagcataatcacttattgagatgcataggtagacatagtctaatcaggggtcatggcaggctcttaaaatatggatagtggacacactcaacggggcaacctcaaggaataaagagaaaatagggaaataaaagaaataaagaacaatTACTTGAGCCGAcattgatcttatataactatgcaaagaattgttagtagaacatctaatcaatataactagagttagaactaagtccGAGGTTCTGGGGAGATCTCCGCAGCTggacatccagccgatagggacATTACAGAACTCATACCGAAATACCTAATCATGGGGGAATACTAGGGAtgatagggctgtcactaccctgccacctacccctctacccgaaagatacccgtGCATCCGCAgatctccgcatacccgagcacctcgcccgtgtaattggaaacgcctcctagcctcccgggaccccaacccttTAGGTTGATACGCTCggctaagagtggccatcacagcccaatgaaccgttaccccaatcttaatcatttgtctattcatactattcgatgaacgatgaagaaaaatgatgaacacatcaagaacatagcacaagaactaagaactagttcatatactatgaacaagatatgaacacaactatactctaattcaattgcataatcatataagtaagataagaacttgctcatggaggaggACTAAATTGTATTCATGCCAAGAAActctaagatcctccaaggagacaagctctccttgctagctttgccttgctctactactgaatctaaactaaagaacaagtgtagagatgtgaggtgtattgctccaaatgatggtgtgtgtgtgtgttgaatggtgtggagccatctatttatagcccaacaaggatggttcatggcgatctaaatttggtaggaggtgaaactgtcctatgcatgccgccatgcaaccgcctCAAAAAGGTGGGACCGAGAGTTGCCGCCATagggggtgcggccgcaccactgGTGGGCCCCCCTGGCAACCGCCTTTGCGTGGTCGGTTCGtctctgggccctgatccttccCATGGTTACAGATGGATCTAGTTtggtgttttggtgggcttttccatttatctttgatttgcgccttttctgaatacactttcttgaagtgcgctttcacgtgtcttttgcgcctttccacgtgtcatacctgaaattgatatttgcaacaaaacttgtggaaaggttagttcaaagccctaccatctatttattttatttattaaaatgatgtttacaattataagataaggggtaccaacaactcccccacacttggtctttgctcgtcctcgagtgaaGGCACTAAAGACCAAATGGGTTCATCTTCCTTGTCAAAATAATCTGCATAGAGGTTATTCCTAGCTTCACCTGGATTTATGAacttcaaagtgtctaccaaGCTATCTTGGGTAATTCAAAACATGGAATTCAAATCCTCTTACATAGTCCCTGCGTAGAAACTTGGGGTTTTGCAAGATTTTGAAAAATGAAGATAGCATATGTTTCTTGAATGATGCTCTCAAGTCCCTCCTAATATGTGagtggttccttaccaaggcataaagagttgatgccttctttttgatcatcctacttctaaaaggcttatctgGAGTTTTGGGTAGGTATGATGGTGGAACTTACTTACCCTGCATATGTTGTCGAGTCAAACCGAGGACCATACCGGAGGGAGTGAGCCATACCCTTAGATCATAATGTGTaagtgtgtggaatttttggtggaaTCCTATCACTACTTTTATTGCAACATTCCTTGCATCAAGACTCTCTTTTGAAATGAGATGAAAAACTTGATAGGATATGGGCTATAAcacaaattttatttttatttttgtatttatttatttttggacgGGTATGAATCTTTCCCTGTTTTGCCCCTTTggctttttctcataataatttttttatatatatatagctcatCCCTATGATTTTGATGAAAACAAAAGACAACTTTATGATACATATGCAAGGAATGTATATGAATGCACAATTCTCAGGGTGAGATAttggcatttttatttggtggatatatgtgcgcaaccctcagtgtaagagttggcaaaattttgggtggatggAGAAACCATGTTGTGCGCGACTTCTTAGTGTGAGAGTCGGCTTTTATATGGTGGGTGCAAGTGAATTCTGACCTTAGAGGCATGAAACATCTCTCGACAGCGGTCcaaaaatttgatcaaactcaacacagagcaagcagcatatgtagaaggtttaatcatgaacaaatatttggccatggtaGGAATAAAGCTTGATCATTAAAGAAACTTGCTATTGAATTTTGCTTTTTATAAAGGAAAACCCAAGTACTTTGCAAGAACCAGCAAGCATCatgtcatcctactatatcacaTACGTCAATTACTTAGATAAAATGGGGTCCCTATAACAAGTGTTCATAAATCTCTAGGGATATTAGCTAAGAATAAAAGGTATTGAAAAACGTTTTTGAACATATGAGACATGTTTGATGGAGTACGAAGGTAACATCATTTTAAACATTTCATTTGAAAATCTTTTTGGGGGAAGAGGGTTTGCACAAACCGAGATTTTTGATTGAATAGtccttcccccacacttgttttctttcctatcttggttagtcacaatatatatagaaaacaagTGCACAAGATAAACAAACTTTTTTTATCAATAACTTTGAATAGGCACATTACATTGGAAGGGAAAAAATATTTGAAACATAAATATTGTGAAAAGGAAAAATGTGCCTAAACAAAGACTCGTGCAGGAGGTGGGGTCTAAAGATCTTCAACAAGGCGACCAGCACCTACGGCTTCAGCGACCTTTCTAAGTTTAGTATTAAATTTGAAGCAAAACCTATTAACATCATCACTGAGGTTCCTAATATCAGTGTTCTTTTCCTCTAGGTCGTCTTCTAAAACCCGTAACTCAGCACGTAGGCTAGCCTGCTTAGCTAAAAGCTCGGCTATGATATTGGGATCATCTTCTTCATCGCTGCTCTCGTACTGTCCTGGACGAAGCTTGATTGACGGCTATGGCAAGTGCCTCCTGATCCTAGGGAGAGTACTGGACGATTCcgtcttcttggccttgccaccCATCTTGCTATCAGCATGATTGCCTTGCCTATCACCACTAGGGGCTTTTCTCTTAAGTCCTATGTTGCTAGTGGACGAACGGGCAGTAGCGGGTATGTTGGCGGCGATATTGGTGGGCACTTTATGGTTTGCTGGTAACAACGCTAACGGCTTTCTCTTCACAACATGGACCTCCTTGCTAGAACTCTCTTGGTAAGGTGCTATGTCTAGATTGGCTATGGTTTTGGGAGCACTGATCAGCGAGAGGGCATAGCTAGACATGGTCACTACTGAAGAATGGGAGAGCTTAGCAATCTTCACGAGAGTGATATGAGAAATGGTTGGTGTGAGAAGAGAAGAGGGGTCATGGAGGATTTTATAGGTGCTAACGTAGTCTCTGATCTGGAAACAACTTGATCGTAACAATGGACACGATGCTATTCAGTGCAGAAGAGGAAGGGAAAAAGATTGGGGCCGATTGGCGGACCTAGGGGTGCGCCCACACCACTGGGTCCACCAGTCGGCCTTAGTCTTTCGGGTATTTCTTTCCCTATCTGAGTATTTTGCGATCCTGGTTACGATCAATTGTGATGCACAGTGGAATCATAGTGATAGTGTGTGGGATCGAGTTTTGAATTTTTAAAACTTTCTAAAAGCTATCACACTATCATGCATTTATGAGTGATTGATACCCATGATCACAAAGATTCAAAAATGAAGAAAAGATCATAGGGGCAATATGGACTACTCATAAATACAACAAATACACCATTTATTCAAAACATAAATAGAAggaatttattcaaaataaataaataagtaaaaagaaaatatatatttttatctttttataaGTAAAAACTTACCTAGGGATAACTTACCGATTTACCTTCGGCAAGGGCTATCTTTGTAGTCCGTTGAGCGGGACTCTTCTCCCATTACTTCTTGCTTGATGATGGCACATCCGTCTTAGGAGGAGTAGACGGTTGCACCTGCTTGGGCCTCCACTTTAGCAGTATCACCTTTGGAGGTGTGGAAGTTTGTTCAACCTTCTGCTTTGGTTTCCACACCTGCTTCAGTTGTGAAGGCTTGGGACTTCGTCCCTCTTTTCCTTCTTTTTAGgagctattttctttttttgctccttattatttttcttaggAGCCGCCTTTTCTTTTAGCTCCGGTTTTTTCTtagatatttttgtatttttaataaGTTGAGGCTAGATCTCAACCTGCCTGATGCCTTGGGGGTTTGGCCCATAGAGGATGCATATCATGTTGCACTCTTGTTGACGACGTGGCCTGAACTCAAACTTCTCTTCTTGGCCATTAATGTTGAAGCGGATTTCTCCAGCCCCAACATCAATCTGTGCTCCAGCCGTACTCAAGAATGGTCTTCCCAGGATTAGTGGTGTTTCTTTAGTGAGCTCCATGTtgagcaccacaaaatccactAGAACATAGTATCCTCTTATCTTGATAGGGATGTCTTGAGCAATACCTGCCGGGTACCAGACTGACGAGTCTGCTAACTGGAGTGTCATGGTGGTTGGCTCCAAGTTGGTGAAGTTCAGCCTGTCAAAGACTGATTTCGGCATGACGCTCACACTCGCCCCCAAATCACATAGGGTGTGGTCGAATTGCTGGGCCCCAATTAAGCAAGAGATTGTGGGGCACCTAGGATCCTACTTCTTCTCAGGCAGCTCATTGAGTATAGCTGCGCTACATTCTTCTGTTAGCTTGGTAATGGTCGCttcttgttgatgatgtccttgATGAACTTGGAGTAGGACGGAATATGCAAGACATCCATCAACGGTACATTGACGTGCATCTTTTTGACCATTTCCACAAAGCGGAGGAACTGTTCATCTCCGTTCTTTTTCTTCCTCCTTTCTCTTGTGGGAAAGGGTAGCATCGTGGTGTCCCCATAGTTGTTTGGGGTCGGCTTGTCTTCCATGGATTCTTCTGTTGGTTGAGCCGGCCCTTCTGCCTGTGTTTCCTCCTGTTGCCGTGGCGCCCTTCCTGTCTTATGGTTAGGATAAGGGGGATCATgagtggtcttaccccctctcgTGGTCACCGCATTTATATTTTCCACAGAATCAGGAGAAACCACAGCTTTAGTGGCAGAAGCAAGCTGAGCTACTTTTAACTCGATCTTCTTATTAAAAGCTAGCTGATCTCTAACAGATAGGGTCAGGCCATCGAGTTTTGTATTTATGTTGACAAACATTTGATCGTTTTCAGAAAGCTTTTTAACAAGATTTTCAATGATTTTGGCCTGACCTAGCACAAGATCTTTTAGCGAAGGCTGGGAGGAATTAAAACTGGAGTAATAACCTTAGGGGCGGTTCTGGTTGTTCCACCCATTACCTTGCTGTTGTTGGGagaacccgttgttgatgaacGATGCGTCCTCCTGGGTTCTAGGGCAATTGATCCCCATGTGGCCAACATTCCCACATTCCTCACATGTCATGCAtgagtggatggcttggacagtgcTGGTGGTAGGATCCGTGGCCTGTCCGTCCAATCTCTTCATTAGTAggtctatttttgcggcaagcagATCCATCTCCTTCACGAtatgcatgcctttttgtgttttgcgTTCCTCTTCCCAACTCTGGTTGGCTACCATCTTCTCAATTAATGTCGTAGCATTCTCGATGGTCAGGGAGAGGAACGCGCCTCCAACAGTGGCATCGACATGCCCCTTAGACATGGGCGTGAGCCCCTCGCAGAAATTCTGAAGCACGAGCCAATCTTCCATCCCGTGGTGGGGGCAGGCCCGGATGTACTCCTGGAGCCTTTCCCATGCCTTAGGAATGCATTCGAGTGAAGTCTGCTGGAAGTTTGATATCTTTCCCCTCAAAGCATTTGTTTTGCTTATGGGGAAAAATTTCACGAGGAACGCCATGGGACATTTGTCCCACATGTTGACAGCTTCCTTGCTctggtagaaccattgcttcgcgtTCCCCGAGAGGGAGAAGGAAAACAAGCGGAGCTAGATGCTTTTAGGTGTGACatccttgatgatgatggtttcgcacagctcaaggaagttctgTAGATGCGCATTTGCATCCTCACTTGGCAAACCACATAACTGGTTTGCCTGCACCATCGTGAGTAGGCTAGTGCGAAGCTCGAAGTTTCCATTCCCAGTGTTGACTGCGGGCCCAACGAGCATGTTGGCAATAGCGGGGGTGGAATAGTCGCGGACTGACGTGGCCATGGTGGTTGAAACGGATGGTGCGGGGGTGATTGGTTCGACTGTCGGTGGCGTGGTAGAGGAAGAAACAACATGAGTCCTTTTCTTCCTTAGGAGTGCCTCCGGATTGTTGTTGAAGTTTGCCGGCAAGTTGAAACCGCTGATACACTATCCTattttcattccaataaaaagaagaagaaaacagcaAAGATTGGCATGCTTAAactatggctaccaatgcttatttTGTAATCAATGCTAAATGCCAAAGCTAGATGTTTGCATTGTTCTTTGCCCTCCCTGGCAacagtgccagaaatgcttgttggcatttcttagcatcactactaaagatggactataaatccatcattagcaatggcactagaaatgtcgggtgttggtataccataactatcgttacgtcagagagataacccaaggcctttaacagctccggccttagcagtgcagtctggtaacaataattaggattGTTGGATTAgccatcctaaccatccttacttatgatatgcaaagttgtagcacggcgccagataaatgcacagagtttacaatcttaagtaacgatacttaggtacgccaatcaatagttcatgaatataaagaataaaactgcaagcgaacagaactatcattgtagcatttcaacctgtgagtattcaagggttattGTATTTAAACCTGTAGGAGGGCgtaacaaatgcatctagcttggtttgtagcatgatcacttattgagatgcataggtagacatagtctaatcaggggtcatggcaggctcttaaaatatggatagtggacacactcattggggcaacctcaaggaataaagagaaaataaggaaataaaagaaataaagaacaactacttgagccggcattgatcttat encodes:
- the LOC110432678 gene encoding uncharacterized protein LOC110432678, which encodes MAFLVKFFPISKTNALRGKISNFQQTSLECIPKAWERLQEYIRACPHHGMEDWLVLQNFCEGLTPMSKGHVDATVGGAFLSLTIENATTLIEKMVANQSWEEERKTQKGMHIVKEMDLLAAKIDLLMKRLDGQATDPTTSTVQAIHSCMTCEECGNVGHMGINCPRTQEDASFINNGFSQQQQGQAKIIENLVKKLSENDQMFVNINTKLDGLTLSVRDQLAFNKKIELKVAQLASATKAVVSPDSVENINAVTTRGGKTTHDPPYPNHKTGRAPRQQEETQAEGPAQPTEESMEDKPTPNNYGDTTMLPFPTRERRKKKNGDEQFLRFVEMVKKMHVNVPLMDVLHIPSYSKFIKDIINKKRPLPS